DNA from Bombus vancouverensis nearcticus chromosome 14, iyBomVanc1_principal, whole genome shotgun sequence:
TTTAGACAGCTGTATACTGTAACAAGATTGAATTTCATCGATTGAAAATTCAAGTTTCCTGAAACGTCTGCCGATCGATTTCATCAGACGCAGTACGGTTTTTATATAGTACAGCGACGAATTCGAGAATTCTTTTGGCTATGTCGTGTTCGAGTCAAACGATATTTACTTGTGCGACAAATTTTGCATAACACTCGATGACATATGATATACGtttcaatttaattaacgctCTTATCGGCGAACGatattcatttcattcatttcacGTTTGACATATTTTCATCTGAAACCTTTGCAAGGATGCAGGCATTCCATTTAATTGTTAAATCGAATCGTTGACATCCCTTTCCGTTGACTTTGACGTCATCGATTGCAGATGAAGGCGCGccatattatttacaatttaccgaatgtccagctgaacaaattgtaaagtacaaattatatgatacaaaaagaaaaaaaatattatttactgtCGATTCATTGTGCATTCACGCaataacttttcaaaatatttcttttctctaCACCGTATAATTTTGATGTAATATCTAGAAACGTCActaatatacgtatatttctaAATCGAATTCGTTTAATTGTTTGTAAAATCAGATCGAACTAATTAGCAATTCTTCGAGATTGAGATTAATAGATTACAAGTTAAATGCAAGTATAATACTtgtttgtaataatatatttgaacAATGTCGTAGCCATGATTCACGCACATCATTATCGCACATTATTGTCACACTGAAAGATAAAACTGTGTACATGTGATAATACGTAGTAAATTCGAGGGTAAGTTTCACGCTACATAATCACTTTTAGTCTCAACAATATTTGCATAATACTTGCATCACGATTTATAACTATTGATCTATACAAAGTAACACAGTAACATTTGAACTTTTGACTTCTTTTAGATCTTCGTTTCGTCGAAAGGATAACGATTACAAAAACGGTAGTATTTATTCGTTGTATGTACCTTAATATGTGGGTTATATCCGGTATATGAGGCCAGTGTGTCGAATACGTTACTACTTTACTACCCTCGAACTTCTCCGTTGCTTGTGGGGCGCAGCACCTTCTCACGACCCCTTGAGACCACTGGCTTACGATTCGTCGATGCTCTCCTCGATGGCGCTTGTTTACCTCCCTCCTATCCTGTTCCCCACTCTCGTACATAAAATCGTTGTAGTTTTTTCTACCCTTTCCCATCTCTCTTACTTTAATATTTTGGTTTCTTATTAGTTTCTAAATTTTGCTccaaaaataaatacatttttttctcatacatatatcgtttatttaatcaagatatttataacaatattttacaaaagtaCAAATTTCGTATAGCTAAATTAGTCAAATAATTTCTGTGGTAAAATGTCCAAAATCCACTCTTTGAAGGCCTGTATCTCGATCTTACTTAATTCGTGATCTACGTTATTTAATGGTACAAATTGAGTATTAACACCGAGTTCTTTTAGACTGTTATAGCATTCTTCTCCCCATTTTATTGGGACGAGTTTATCATTAACACCGTGAAATTGCAGAAGAGGTGGAGCATGTATTCCTGGATTGTTTTTCAAATGCTATGCGTGATAACAAAAAACAAGCGTCAAATGTgttgatattaaaaaataataatatgggAATTTATATCGCCATATGTACCTGATATACAAGtgaatttttattaagaaaGCTAGACATAGCGCAACATCCAGCTAAAGATAATTTGTACCTATACGATAAATACATCGATAGGGCTCCTCCCATTGAAAAACCAGCAACAACGATTTTATCGTTTGGTATACCATCAGAAATTTCTTTATCGATAAGTTCTGCGATAGTTACACACATTGAATTTATTGATTGAGCGTCTTCTTGGGCTTCTATAGATATACTCTTACGATCGAACCATACATGACTTTGCtaaaataacaattattttgTATACATTATCAATCTGTTTTATGCGTTTTAAATTTATCGTGTCAATTTATCATATTACCATCCCACCAAGAGGTGTATAAGGTTGAAGAGGTGCGGTAgggtaaataatttttatgtgTGGAAATTTTAATTCCTCCCTATTCAGAATGTCGATCCACTCTTTAAAATTACTCCCAGTAGCTCCTGAAATAGTAATATAAAAAATGACTTTCAACGTTCAcctattaattatttcatataaaaaataatcaataataaataaaaacttattgacaagtaatataaatatacctGATCCATGAAAAAGGAATAGACTAGCACTATGGACGTTACTGGCATTTACAACGTTAATCTTAGGTAGCTTAGCCATATCACTCTTAATGTTATCACTCTTAACGACACCAAACTAGTCAACAACCAAACACTGACTGATGACTTTTCatattgtttatataattaTCTACTCTCTTATGGTCATTATCTTCCCTTTATCGTGCAAAGCAAGACGTCCAACATTTCGATCTTACAATTCCTAAACGAATAACTTAAATATTCCTATTCCGTGAAGGTAGTTCACAACGTTTAAAAATTGTACGACAgacttaataaaatatatatgtacatatttaatatatatttattctttttacTAATTGCAAACAGGGATAAAAAGTgtgtaaatttattaaaaacatttatacaaTGCACTTTGGTAAATAAAGCCACGTTATGTATGCCATGTAAAGTATACATGTCTCTtctaattcaaatatttatcaattatCGTAAATTAAAGTATCAATCTAAGTTATAGCATGGTAATATCTCgacgttaaatatatatcatgaCGTAGTCGAAACAAATACGAAGTATTTTCATAGGAACTGTACGATGAAAGTCAATTGTTTATAAAAAGTTTTCGCTCGACGGCCGAATCGTTGACATAACCTCGTTTCTGCGCACGCATATCTCGATTACCATTCGACTTTCTTCGAGATCATTTGAAAACGCATGCCAGACAGCGGTAGCGGCTGGGTTAAGGCATGAG
Protein-coding regions in this window:
- the LOC117156215 gene encoding lysophospholipase-like protein 1 encodes the protein MAKLPKINVVNASNVHSASLFLFHGSGATGSNFKEWIDILNREELKFPHIKIIYPTAPLQPYTPLGGMQSHVWFDRKSISIEAQEDAQSINSMCVTIAELIDKEISDGIPNDKIVVAGFSMGGALSMYLSYRYKLSLAGCCAMSSFLNKNSLVYQHLKNNPGIHAPPLLQFHGVNDKLVPIKWGEECYNSLKELGVNTQFVPLNNVDHELSKIEIQAFKEWILDILPQKLFD